The following proteins are co-located in the Frigidibacter mobilis genome:
- a CDS encoding urease subunit gamma translates to MNLTPREKDKLLISLAAIVARGRLARGVKLNHPEAIALITDFVVEGARDGRSVAELMQAGAHVVTADQCMEGIPEMIPDVQVEATFPDGTKLVTVHHPIR, encoded by the coding sequence ATGAACCTGACGCCGCGCGAGAAGGACAAGCTGCTGATAAGCCTTGCCGCCATTGTGGCGCGCGGGCGGCTGGCGCGGGGGGTGAAGCTGAACCACCCCGAGGCCATCGCCCTGATTACCGATTTCGTGGTCGAGGGCGCGCGCGACGGGCGCAGCGTCGCCGAGCTGATGCAGGCGGGGGCGCATGTCGTCACCGCCGATCAATGCATGGAAGGCATCCCCGAGATGATCCCCGACGTTCAGGTCGAGGCGACCTTTCCCGATGGCACCAAGCTGGTGACCGTCCACCACCCGATCCGATAA
- a CDS encoding orotate phosphoribosyltransferase: MIPSSYPPKDEIARLTARMLLEIKAVHFNAETPFTLASGLPSPTYIDCRKLISYPRIRSTLMDFLSVTVLREAGFEAFDNIAGGETAGIPFAAMVAERLALPMTYVRKKPKGYGRNARIEGVMTEGQRVLLVEDLTTDGGSKLSFVDAIRETGASCGYTAVLFYYGIFPDTEAKLAAHGVKLLHLCTWWDVLAEARAQGAFDAGTLAEVEAFLKAPRDWQEARKG, from the coding sequence ATGATCCCCAGCAGCTACCCCCCGAAGGACGAGATTGCCCGGCTGACCGCGCGGATGCTGCTCGAGATCAAGGCGGTGCATTTCAACGCCGAGACGCCGTTCACGCTGGCCTCGGGCCTGCCCTCGCCGACCTATATCGACTGCCGAAAGCTGATCTCCTATCCGCGCATCCGCTCCACGCTGATGGATTTCCTGTCGGTGACGGTGCTGCGCGAGGCCGGGTTCGAGGCCTTCGACAACATCGCCGGCGGCGAGACCGCGGGCATCCCCTTCGCCGCGATGGTGGCCGAGCGGCTGGCGCTGCCGATGACCTATGTGCGCAAGAAGCCCAAGGGCTATGGCCGCAATGCCCGCATCGAGGGGGTGATGACCGAGGGCCAGCGCGTGCTGCTGGTCGAGGACCTGACCACCGATGGCGGCAGCAAGCTGTCCTTCGTCGATGCGATCCGCGAAACCGGGGCCTCCTGCGGGTATACTGCGGTGCTCTTCTACTACGGCATCTTCCCCGATACCGAGGCGAAGCTGGCTGCACATGGCGTGAAGCTCTTGCACCTGTGCACCTGGTGGGACGTGCTGGCCGAGGCGCGGGCACAGGGCGCCTTCGACGCGGGCACCCTGGCCGAGGTGGAGGCCTTCCTGAAGGCGCCGCGCGACTGGCAGGAGGCCCGCAAGGGCTGA
- a CDS encoding HupE/UreJ family protein encodes MMRKTFLAAAAAPALLAAAMPTAALAHAGHDTGSFMSGMMHPVGGLDHVLAMVAVGLWAAQTGGRAIWAAPLAFVGAMLAGGSLGMAGVGFPAVEPMILASIVILGAAVALAVRVPLAPALAVIALFGVAHGHAHGAEGPATGMAAYGLGFALATAALHGAGLALGFGLARLAGSVRLLGLGAAGAGLALAIAG; translated from the coding sequence ATGATGAGAAAGACATTCCTGGCCGCCGCTGCCGCCCCGGCCCTGCTTGCCGCCGCGATGCCCACGGCCGCGCTGGCCCATGCCGGGCATGACACCGGCAGCTTCATGTCGGGCATGATGCACCCGGTGGGCGGGCTGGATCATGTGCTGGCGATGGTGGCGGTGGGGCTCTGGGCGGCGCAGACCGGCGGGCGCGCGATCTGGGCGGCGCCGCTGGCCTTTGTGGGCGCGATGCTGGCGGGCGGGTCCCTGGGCATGGCCGGGGTCGGCTTCCCGGCGGTGGAGCCGATGATCCTGGCCTCGATCGTGATCCTGGGTGCGGCGGTGGCGCTGGCGGTGCGGGTGCCGCTGGCCCCGGCGCTGGCGGTGATTGCCCTCTTCGGCGTGGCGCATGGCCATGCGCATGGCGCCGAGGGGCCGGCCACGGGCATGGCGGCCTATGGGTTGGGCTTCGCGCTGGCGACCGCCGCGCTGCACGGCGCCGGGCTGGCGCTTGGCTTCGGGCTTGCGCGGCTGGCGGGGTCGGTGCGGCTGCTGGGTCTTGGCGCGGCGGGGGCAGGGCTTGCCCTTGCCATTGCGGGCTAG
- a CDS encoding urease accessory protein UreD translates to MFHSPAPMPMPPAASQVAMQRASGAALVEMIAKAGRTHLADLWQSGSAKAMLPRIHGPDPEVVFLNTAGGLTGGDVLRYALDLGPGARAVATTQTAERAYTAGGPEGGRASMQVRLTLGPGAHADWLPQETILYDGAALSRRTRADLAPGASVLMAEMLVLGRAAMGEAVAELALSDRREVWRGAVPVLVDPFALTGASLSLPGTGPRPALLAGARAVAMLALVANGAEDAAGPLRSALAGLEGAEAAVSGWDGRCLVRLRAADGLPMKRAVARALHILRGGVSLPRVWQI, encoded by the coding sequence ATGTTCCACAGTCCCGCCCCAATGCCGATGCCGCCCGCCGCCTCCCAGGTGGCGATGCAGCGCGCCAGCGGCGCGGCCCTGGTCGAGATGATCGCCAAGGCCGGGCGCACGCATCTGGCGGACCTGTGGCAATCTGGCTCGGCCAAGGCGATGCTGCCGCGCATCCACGGCCCCGATCCCGAGGTGGTGTTCCTCAACACCGCCGGCGGGCTGACCGGGGGCGACGTGCTGCGCTATGCGCTCGACCTTGGCCCCGGCGCCCGCGCGGTGGCGACCACGCAGACGGCAGAGCGCGCCTATACCGCAGGCGGGCCGGAGGGGGGGCGCGCCTCCATGCAGGTGCGCCTGACGCTGGGGCCGGGCGCCCATGCCGACTGGCTGCCGCAGGAGACCATCCTTTACGACGGCGCTGCCCTCTCGCGCCGCACCCGCGCCGACCTTGCCCCCGGCGCCTCGGTGCTGATGGCCGAGATGCTGGTGCTGGGGCGCGCGGCGATGGGCGAGGCGGTGGCAGAGCTGGCGCTGTCGGACCGGCGCGAGGTCTGGCGCGGCGCGGTGCCGGTGCTGGTCGACCCCTTCGCGCTGACCGGCGCCAGCCTCAGCCTGCCCGGAACCGGGCCGCGCCCGGCGCTGCTGGCCGGGGCGCGGGCGGTGGCGATGCTGGCGCTGGTGGCGAACGGTGCCGAGGATGCCGCCGGCCCCCTGCGGTCTGCGCTTGCGGGGCTGGAGGGGGCCGAGGCTGCCGTCTCGGGCTGGGACGGGCGCTGCCTGGTGCGGCTGCGCGCCGCCGACGGGCTGCCGATGAAGCGCGCCGTTGCCAGGGCCTTGCATATCCTGCGCGGCGGCGTCAGCCTGCCCCGCGTCTGGCAGATCTGA
- the pyrC gene encoding dihydroorotase, whose amino-acid sequence MTSTLTLTRPDDWHLHLRDGEMMAAVLPETARHFARAIIMPNLVPPVVTAADALAYRERILKALPEGMAFEPLMTLYLTEGTDPADVRAAAASGLVKAVKLYPAGATTNSHGGVRDFAKVRAVLEMMAEIGLPLCIHGEVTTPEVDIFDREAVFIDTVLDPLRRSTPGLRVVMEHITTRQGVDYARSGGEDLGATITTHHLIINRNHILVGGIKPHYYCLPVAKREEHRLALREAASSGEARFFLGTDSAPHPDRLKEHACGCAGCFTATNTMSLLAHVFEEEAALDRLEAFASLNGPRFYRLPANAARITLARRASPVQFPAKIAVGTQEVTVFDPGVPVFWEVAG is encoded by the coding sequence ATGACCAGCACACTCACCCTGACCCGCCCCGATGACTGGCACCTGCATCTGCGCGATGGCGAGATGATGGCGGCGGTGCTGCCCGAAACCGCCCGCCACTTCGCCCGCGCGATCATCATGCCGAACCTGGTGCCCCCGGTGGTGACCGCCGCCGATGCGCTGGCCTACCGCGAGCGCATCCTGAAGGCGCTGCCCGAGGGCATGGCGTTCGAGCCGCTGATGACGCTCTATCTGACCGAAGGCACCGACCCCGCCGATGTGCGCGCGGCGGCGGCAAGCGGGCTGGTGAAGGCGGTAAAGCTCTACCCCGCCGGCGCCACCACCAACAGCCACGGCGGCGTGCGCGACTTTGCCAAGGTGCGCGCCGTGCTGGAGATGATGGCCGAGATCGGCCTGCCTCTCTGCATCCACGGCGAGGTGACCACGCCCGAGGTGGACATCTTCGACCGCGAGGCGGTGTTCATCGACACGGTGCTGGACCCGCTGCGGCGCAGCACCCCGGGCCTGCGGGTGGTGATGGAGCATATCACCACGCGGCAGGGCGTGGACTATGCCCGCAGCGGCGGCGAGGACCTGGGCGCCACGATCACCACCCATCACCTGATTATCAACCGTAACCACATCCTCGTCGGCGGCATCAAGCCGCATTACTACTGCCTGCCCGTCGCCAAGCGCGAGGAGCACCGGCTGGCGCTGCGCGAGGCCGCCAGCTCGGGCGAGGCGCGGTTCTTCCTCGGCACCGATTCCGCGCCGCATCCCGACCGGCTCAAGGAACATGCCTGCGGCTGCGCCGGCTGCTTCACCGCGACCAACACCATGAGCCTGCTGGCGCATGTGTTCGAGGAGGAGGCCGCGCTGGACCGGCTGGAGGCGTTCGCCAGCCTGAACGGCCCCCGCTTCTACCGCCTGCCGGCGAACGCGGCGCGCATCACGCTGGCCAGGCGCGCCTCTCCCGTGCAGTTCCCAGCCAAGATCGCCGTGGGCACGCAAGAGGTGACGGTGTTCGATCCCGGCGTCCCGGTGTTCTGGGAAGTCGCCGGCTGA
- a CDS encoding urease subunit beta — protein sequence MIPGELFPAAGEIELNAGQPVTTLMVANTGDRPIQVGSHYHFAETNPGLSFDREAARGQRLDIAAGTAVRFEPGQTREVHLVPYRGARRVFGFNQKVMGGL from the coding sequence ATGATCCCCGGAGAGCTGTTCCCCGCGGCGGGCGAGATCGAGCTGAATGCCGGCCAGCCGGTGACGACGCTGATGGTCGCCAATACCGGCGACCGGCCCATTCAGGTCGGCAGCCATTACCACTTTGCCGAGACCAATCCGGGCCTGTCCTTCGACCGCGAGGCTGCGCGGGGCCAAAGGCTCGACATTGCCGCCGGCACCGCGGTGCGCTTCGAGCCGGGCCAGACCCGCGAGGTGCATCTGGTGCCCTATCGCGGTGCCCGGCGGGTGTTCGGCTTCAACCAGAAGGTGATGGGCGGGCTTTAG
- a CDS encoding lysozyme inhibitor LprI family protein, which produces MISRLAAAALAALCLASPGASAQTTPDVDCANAMTQMEMTFCAEQDWIAADAALNAAWAPAMARMRALDAHQPADLKGAADALRAAQRAWVSYRDLACTAEGYQMRGGSAEPMVIYGCRARLTEARTEELQALAAPM; this is translated from the coding sequence ATGATTTCCCGCCTTGCCGCCGCCGCACTGGCGGCGCTCTGCCTTGCCTCGCCTGGTGCCAGCGCGCAGACCACTCCCGATGTCGACTGCGCCAATGCGATGACGCAGATGGAGATGACCTTCTGCGCCGAACAGGACTGGATCGCCGCCGATGCCGCGCTGAACGCCGCCTGGGCGCCGGCAATGGCGCGGATGCGTGCCCTCGACGCGCACCAGCCCGCAGACCTGAAGGGCGCCGCGGATGCCCTGCGCGCGGCGCAGCGCGCCTGGGTCAGCTACCGCGACCTTGCCTGCACCGCCGAGGGCTACCAGATGCGCGGCGGATCGGCCGAGCCGATGGTGATCTACGGCTGCCGCGCCCGCCTGACCGAGGCCCGCACCGAGGAATTGCAGGCACTGGCCGCGCCGATGTGA